A DNA window from Anastrepha ludens isolate Willacy chromosome 6, idAnaLude1.1, whole genome shotgun sequence contains the following coding sequences:
- the LOC128867345 gene encoding Kruppel-like factor 2 gives MVFMNGLGPDPLPAKEAEGPPVQMEPVDLSLRSLQGSQSPNYKLFGSKHSNGRDNLYSTYSSIKSGNGYNHNYNRDRFTSSTSSSSSSFTTSTQLQSNRQYSSPFSSSTVSKLPISPLLATSPFLLPYRRIKEESNSKSNTFSNSSNHSINSGHFNQSFNQANSQHHRNAGSINPTSSTSPALSSTAEIPFCNHPLTAVAGVAAAQRTFSLLSLFKNPYKYTTDRRSSPFSSRVWSSNDVVLPSAPSNVTSMLHVTSTYSKMAPGPVSSNTISPWKIMSSATQTNQTTLNPTFQGSSNADSRKNSFSSMVLRGAGGSMFGRSEESSGIINNIGFSDLSKNRKVHKCDTEGCDKVYTKSSHLKAHKRTHTGEKPYVCNWEGCIWRFARSDELTRHYRKHTGVKPFRCQLCARSFSRSDHLSLHMRRH, from the exons GATCTCAATCACCAAACTACAAATTGTTTGGAAGTAAACACAGTAATGGAAGAGATAATCTTTACAGCACTTATTCAAGCATAAAAAGCGGCAATGGCTACAACCACAATTATAATCGAGATCGCTTTACCTCCTCTACATCAAGTTCCTCCTCTTCATTCACCACATCAACTCAGTTGCAATCTAATCGGCAGTATTCATCACCATTCTCATCATCAACGGTTTCTAAACTTCCTATATCTCCGCTTTTAGCCACTTCACCTTTCCTTTTGCCATATCGGCGCATAAAAGAAGAGAGCAACAGCAAAAGCAATACTTTTTCAAATAGCAGCAACCACAGCATCAATAGTGGACATTTCAATCAAAGTTTTAATCAAGCAAACTCTCAACATCACCGAAATGCTGGAAGCATAAATCCAACTTCTTCCACATCACCTGCTTTATCATCCACTGCTGAAATACCGTTTTGTAATCATCCTCTTACAGCCGTCGCCGGCGTTGCTGCAGCACAAAGAACTTTTAGTTTGTTAAGCCTTTTCAAAAATCCTTATAAGTATACAACAGACCGAAGGTCTTCACCGTTTAGCTCAAGAGTTTGGAGTTCCAATGATGTGGTATTGCCTTCAGCTCCATCAAATGTTACTTCGATGCTACATGTTACTTCTACGTACAGTAAAATGGCTCCAGGCCCAGTTAGCTCCAACACGATATCGCCATGGAAGATAATGTCTTCAGCAACTCAGACTAATCAAACAACGTTGAACCCCACCTTCCAAGGATCATCAAATGCTGATAGTCGCAAAAATTCTTTCAGTAGCATGGTATTGAGAGGAGCTGGTGGCAGTATGTTTGGACGATCTGAGGAATCAAGCGGAATTATTAACAATATCGGTTTTAGTGATCTCTCTAAAAATCGGAAAGTGCACAAATGTGACACCGAGGGTTGTGATAAAGTATACACAAAGAGTTCTCATCTTAAGGCGCATAAACGCACTCACACAG GTGAGAAACCGTACGTGTGTAACTGGGAAGGCTGCATATGGCGATTCGCTAGATCGGACGAATTGACACGCCACTACCGAAAGCATACCGGCGTTAAGCCTTTTCGCTGCCAGCTCTGCGCACGCTCTTTTAGCCGTTCCGATCATCTATCGCTGCACATGCGTCGACACTAA